One part of the Phragmites australis chromosome 3, lpPhrAust1.1, whole genome shotgun sequence genome encodes these proteins:
- the LOC133912957 gene encoding methyl-CpG-binding domain-containing protein 11-like: MATDGERAAAAVEETPEKKEVGATELPAPSGWTKKLAPIRSGKFEVIFVSPTGEEIKSKRQLTQYLKAHPGGPASSEFDWNTSDTPRRSARISEKVKATESPEGEKTPKRERSSSKRGKKEKKEETVDATETGDHGTSEKAEGTDVEMKDAENAQEKKEAPSSDAAGKTGEGGKGAEQPHNVTAPVLETKADEKIAESEVAPPASVEGGKKEEKNENSPAAESAVPPQASSEGEKKGDGGVTEPTASPVVETKADAPAAEAAKEAENSDQANAAPQEPSAMNCDNKGQIQPGASAVRCT; this comes from the exons ATGGCCACCGACGGcgagcgcgcggcggcggcggtggaggagacgccggagaagaaggaggTCGGCGCAACGGAGCTCCCCGCACCCTCCGGCTGGACGAAGAAG CTTGCTCCCATTCGAAGTGGAAAATTTGAGGTGATTTTTGTTTCCCCTACCGGTGAGGAGATTAAGAGCAAGAGACAGCTGACCCAATACCTGAAGGCACACCCTGGAGGCCCTGCATCTTCGGAGTTCGATTGGAACACCA GTGATACTCCCAGGCGGTCAGCACGCATAAGTGAGAAAGTTAAGGCAACTGAGAGCCCAGAAGGTGAGAAGACCCCTAAACGAGAAAGATCAAGCTCTAAGAGGggcaagaaggagaaaaaagaggagACAGTGGATGCCACTGAAACTGGAGATCATGGCACTTCAGAAAAAGCAGAAGGCACTGATGTGGAGATGAAAGATGCTGAAAATGCCCAAGAGAAGAAAGAGGCCCCTAGTTCAGATGCTGCAGGGAAGACTGGAGAAGGTGGCAAAGGCGCAGAGCAGCCTCATAATGTCACTGCCCCGGTATTAGAGACTAAAGCAGATGAAAAGATAGCTGAATCTGAAGTAGCTCCCCCTGCATCTGTAGAGGGAGGgaagaaagaggagaaaaatGAGAACAGTCCGGCAGCTGAATCCGCGGTGCCTCCCCAAGCATCTtcagagggagagaagaaagggGATGGCGGTGTGACCGAACCCACGGCATCACCTGTGGTTGAAACGAAGGCAGATGCTCCTGCAGCAGAGGCAGCAAAAGAGGCTGAGAATTCAGACCAGGCGAATGCCGCTCCCCAAGAACCATCGGCAATGAACTGTGACAACAAGGGGCAGATCCAACCAGGTGCCTCCGCCGTGAGGTGCACTTAA
- the LOC133911178 gene encoding uncharacterized protein At5g39865-like encodes MRGLRSRILRTLHSFPNASAQSNLPLPIPPSAAPSPPPATPCGHLQEPVEPGPAASELPATVSGNDDDKENVSPGITPRKAKKMKLSSDHHQSAGLGEASGFFRRPDLASETLFDPDLLAAFHRAVDAYAQALEKTKRRDDDGDCAPGCEEEVSVADPLQAFERRCPPGGERAVVLYATSLRGVRKTFEDCARVRRLLEGLSVAFLERDVSMHAPYRDELRTLLGGTDGATFPVPPRLFVDGRYIGGADEVVALHERSQLRPVLLRAPRRGAGEGPCAVCGGAWFVVCGGCSGSHWLHDAGAAANRVPCPACNENGLVPCPLCS; translated from the coding sequence ATGAGAGGGCTCAGATCAAGAATCCTAAGGACCTTGCATTCCTTCCCCAACGCCTCCGCGCAGTCCAACCTCCCCCTCCCGATCCCTCCCAGTGCcgccccctcgccgccgcccgcgaCGCCGTGCGGCCACCTCCAAGAACCTGTTGAACCGGGGCCTGCCGCGTCCGAGCTGCCCGCGACCGTCTCCGGCAATGACGACGATAAAGAGAACGTCTCTCCGGGAATCACCCCGCGCAAGGCCAAGAAGATGAAGCTGAGCTCGGATCACCACCAAAGCGCGGGTCTTGGGGAGGCTAGTGGCTTCTTCCGCCGGCCGGATCTCGCCTCGGAGACCCTCTTCGACCCGgacctcctcgccgccttccACCGCGCCGTCGACGCCTACGCCCAAGCCCTCGAGAAGACCAAGCGCCGCGACGACGACGGGGACTGCGCACCAGGCTGCGAAGAAGAAGTAAGTGTCGCCGATCCATTGCAGGCGTTCGAGAGACGGTGCCCGCCGGGCGGCGAGCGCGCTGTGGTGCTCTACGCCACGTCGCTCCGAGGCGTGCGCAAGACTTTCGAGGACTGCGCTCGAGTGCGCCGCCTGCTCGAGGGCCTCAGCGTCGCCTTCCTGGAGCGCGACGTTTCCATGCACGCGCCCTACCGGGACGAGCTCCGGACGCTGCTGGGCGGCACGGACGGCGCCACCTTCCCTGTGCCCCCGCGGCTGTTCGTGGACGGGCGGTACATCGGCGGCGCCGACGAGGTGGTGGCGCTGCACGAGCGGTCCCAGCTGCGCCCCGTGCTCCTGCGCGCGCCCCGGCGCGGTGCGGGCGAGGGGCCGTGCGCGGTCTGCGGCGGCGCCTGGTTCGTGGTTTGTGGCGGGTGCAGCGGCAGTCATTGGCTCCATGACGCCGGCGCTGCCGCCAACCGCGTGCCGTGCCCCGCGTGCAACGAGAACGGCCTCGTGCCTTGCCCTCTCTGCAGCTAG